Within the Saccharomyces mikatae IFO 1815 strain IFO1815 genome assembly, chromosome: 11 genome, the region TTCCTTTGGTTTCACATACATCACCGTCTATCGTCTGTAAAATATTTATCATAGTTGAACCATGCCAAGATCAAAGCGTTCTAAGCTAGTTACTTTAGCACAAACTGATAAAAAAGgcagagaaaataaagaaagaattttcGATGAGGTGAGGGAAGCATTGGATACCTATAGATACGTCTGGGTTCTACATCTTGACGACGTAAGAACTCCAGTTTTGCAAGAAATCAGAACATCTTGGGCAGGTTCTAAGTTAATTATGGGTAAGAGAAAAGTTTTACAGAAGGCATTGGGTGAAAAGAGGGAAGAAgaatacaaagaaaatctgTATCAATTGAGTAAGCTTTGTAGCGGTGTTACTGGTTTATTGTTCACTGACGAAGATGTTGCCACGGTTAAGGAGTACTTCAAATCATATGTCCGTTCAGACTATTCAAGACCAAACACGAAAGCTCCATTAACGTTTACTATCCCTGAAGGCATCATCTACTCACGTGGTGGTCAAGTTCCAGCTGAGGAAGATGTTCCAATGATCCATTCTTTGGAGCCAACTATGAGAAACAAGTTTGAAATTCCAACCAAAATCAAAGCTGGTAAAATCACCATTGATAGCCCATACTTGGTTTGCACAGAAGGAGAGAAATTAGATGTTCGTCAAGCTTTGATACTGAAGCAATTCGGTATTGCTGCTTCTGAATTTAAAGTCAAAGTCTCAGCTTACTATGACAACGATAGCTCCTCTGTTGAAAATGCTAACATTAACATGGAATAAGCTTAACTAATGGAAAGCCTTTTTAATAGACCATTGTATAAATCcaataaaaatttctcctttttttgtatAGATATACTAAAGCGAATGCTCATAAATGTAACATAGTTTCCTCCTAAATAAAGTCCTTACGTTGTTCTACCACTTCAAATTGAGAATTAATGTTCTTGTAAACTAAGTATAAATCACTTTTGATCTTCTTCCAGCTCTTTAGCGGCACgaaagcaagaaaaaaaggaaacattAAATGTCTAGTGAAGAATAATATAAGAACTACCTGTCTACATAAATCAGTAGAAAGAACGTAGGAGCAGggctttgaaagaattaatgTGTAATGGTATACTATTTAAAAAACTGTTCCTCTTTAAATATCTTTTTTCGTTGGTGTGTTTTCTGTTGGTGTGGTGGCACTTTCATCACTTTCCTCGTCTGACTCACTGTCGCTTCTGTCATCCTTCAAAATACCTCTCCACAAGATCCTATAAAGAACTCTGAATATCAGGAACAGCCAGTAAAGGTTCACCAATTGTAAAGCGCCTATTAGCACAAAAACAATTGGTAAGGAGATCCAACATTTATATTGCTGAGTGGCAAAATTTAAAACGTAATTACCTTCGGTGCGAAATTGCGTCAAAACGGACCATAGAATCTTTAAGTTTATGTAATGACGCAAATAAATCCATGCCACGACAAAGATGgcaaacgaaaaaaaagccaatTCGGTGTCCAGATAATTTAGAGTTTTAGAAAAggacaaaagaaaatcagaAACGTCCATTGTAATATAGATTGGCAACCCCATTTTAGTGAAATGGAACACGTATGAAGACCAGATCAAAAGTAGAGTAACAATATGATGGAAAGTCAACTCGTTATGATCTTTCCTTGGTTTTTCTAGTTGCAATACAAGAATGCAGGCTTGTTGAGCCCAAAATGCAGCTTGGCCCAGATAGAATACCTTGACCAAGAAAGGATTTGTAAAGTCGGGATAAGTTCTGTACATTGCCTTTGTGTTGAAGAACCATAGATCTGAATGGTACATACAATATAACCCGAAAGGACCGGAAACGCCGGTATAGAAAATAGCATACATTTGTTCCatgattctttttattcTATGCTTGGAAGTGACATGCAGTCTAATAGCAAAGGGCCTAATAACAACGTCCATTAAAAACTCACGTAAGAacgtgaaaaaaatcatgtaGTAAAATACAAAACATAGATCGTTAATACCCTTACCATATGAGTTCGTATCACCTATTTGGTATGACACAGCCACAAATCTATGTAACACATTTGTCTTTGTGGTATTACCAGAAGTGAAATAAGCACTATACACTGCgatcaaaatcatcaaggGAGCTATCCAGGCGTGACGATAACTTATCTCCCTGAATGAAAACcagattttcttcactaGGTCGCTATCATTTTTCGTCACTTCAGATAGTCTTTGCATACGCCTTTTAGCTGCAGTTTTAGATTCTTTTGTCTCGAACATAGTACCCAAACTAGGTACAGTGTCCCCGAGATCGATCTTCCCTATGGAAGACTTACGTCTTGGTCTCGACCTCACTTTCAAGTTATTGTTCGAAGGACTTGGTTTTATCGTCGACATAATCTGTTTGCTGATACTGTGTCTATCTAAACGGTTTACCGAAAGTATGAATAACGAAAAGAATAGCGATGAACCGTCGAAATTATCTGTATAGAACTGAAAAACGGTaaagaattggaaattGTAGTTTTAACTTGGACCAGGTCCGGATTATAAAGCCGATGTACCAGAAAAACGGGTTCACGGAATACAATAGCcaaatatcaataaataaataaataaataaataaaaataagaaaaa harbors:
- the MRT4 gene encoding ribosome assembly factor MRT4 (similar to Saccharomyces cerevisiae MRT4 (YKL009W); ancestral locus Anc_2.498) produces the protein MPRSKRSKLVTLAQTDKKGRENKERIFDEVREALDTYRYVWVLHLDDVRTPVLQEIRTSWAGSKLIMGKRKVLQKALGEKREEEYKENLYQLSKLCSGVTGLLFTDEDVATVKEYFKSYVRSDYSRPNTKAPLTFTIPEGIIYSRGGQVPAEEDVPMIHSLEPTMRNKFEIPTKIKAGKITIDSPYLVCTEGEKLDVRQALILKQFGIAASEFKVKVSAYYDNDSSSVENANINME
- the LAC1 gene encoding sphingosine N-acyltransferase LAC1 (similar to Saccharomyces cerevisiae LAG1 (YHL003C) and LAC1 (YKL008C); ancestral locus Anc_2.501) gives rise to the protein MSTIKPSPSNNNLKVRSRPRRKSSIGKIDLGDTVPSLGTMFETKESKTAAKRRMQRLSEVTKNDSDLVKKIWFSFREISYRHAWIAPLMILIAVYSAYFTSGNTTKTNVLHRFVAVSYQIGDTNSYGKGINDLCFVFYYMIFFTFLREFLMDVVIRPFAIRLHVTSKHRIKRIMEQMYAIFYTGVSGPFGLYCMYHSDLWFFNTKAMYRTYPDFTNPFLVKVFYLGQAAFWAQQACILVLQLEKPRKDHNELTFHHIVTLLLIWSSYVFHFTKMGLPIYITMDVSDFLLSFSKTLNYLDTELAFFSFAIFVVAWIYLRHYINLKILWSVLTQFRTEGNYVLNFATQQYKCWISLPIVFVLIGALQLVNLYWLFLIFRVLYRILWRGILKDDRSDSESDEESDESATTPTENTPTKKDI